In the genome of Luteitalea sp., the window ACGCGCTGGAAGTCTGAGGGGATCACCTCACCGAGGCTTCCGCGCCCCGGCTTGAATGTCCGATCGCGGAGCAGTGTTGCAAGGTAGAGGCGATCTCTGGCGCGTGTGACCGCCACGTAGAGCAACCGCTTGGTCTCCTCGCGGTTGCGCCGCTGCTCCAGCTCCTCCACGGCCCGGTCGCCTGCACCCACGGCAACGGCCGAGGCCCCATCACCGCGATCCAGCACCAGACGCACCGGCTCCGGCATACCGCCCGTGCCTCGCGCCAGGTTCACCACGAAGACAATCGGGAACTCGAGCCCCTTGGCGGCATGAACTGTCATGAGGTTGACGGCATTTTCCGCGTCGACCATGGCATTCGACTCATCGCCCGCAGATAGACGATCGAGGTGATCGGCAATACGCGCGAGCGTCGCATATCCGCGGTTCTCGATGCGACGGATCAGGCCACGGAGCTTCTTCACGTTCTCGCGCGCCTGCGCCCGCCGCGGTCCCTGCCATTCGAACGCATACGCAGTCTCGCTCACGATCTGGTCCAGGAGCTCGGCCTGCGGTACGTGATCGACCTGCGCGAGCCACCGTGGCACGCTCTGCCGCACCTGCATGAAGACCCGCTGATCCTCCTGGTCGAGATGCGCGATGACCGGCGGCGGTTCCGGGTCGGTCAACGTGGACGCGAGCCTCGGAGCGAGCATCCGCAATGCGCGATCGGATACACGGACGAAACGCGACCGCAGGAGCGCCGCCGCACGGAGCGACGACTCGGGGGCGGCAAGGTATCGAATGAGCGCGATCAGATCCTTGATTTCGTCGGTGTCATAGAAGCCGAGCCCCTTGTACACATAGGCGGGGATGCCGCGCGCATCGAGCGCCGCCTCGAACTCACGGTGGCTCTCGCGCGAGCGAAAGAGGATGGCCACGTCGCCGGCACGTGCGGGCCGCCGCATCTTCGTCTGTCGGTCCCGGACCTCCGCCTGCCCGAGAAGCCGCGCAATTTCAGCGGCAACCGCAGCCGCGCAGGCCTCCGCGGTCTCGGCAACGGCCAGGCCAACCGCAGGCTCGGAATCCGGAGTCAGGATTCGGCCCTTTGACTCGCTTCGCTCGAATGGAAAATGGTCTTCCGGGCGGTAACGGAATCGGTCCAGATCGGAGCCGCCTTCATCCATGGCTGCGAACAGATCGTTGGTGAACGCGAGCAGCTCCGGGCGCGAGCGAAAGCTGTAGGCAATCGAGCGTCGAACGTCGCGCGTCCCTGGCCGCAACCCGGCAATCTCCCGCGCCGCTTCATCCAAGAGGCCGACCTCGGCGTCGCGAAAGCGGTAGATGGACTGCTTCCGATCGCCAACGAGGAAGAGCGATGGCAGGAGCGGTGCGTCGTGTACGAGGCCGAATCCTTCGCCCCACGACTGCACGAGCAAGGAGATGAGCTGCCACTGCAGGCGGCTCGTATCCTGGAACTCATCAACGAGGACGTGGTGATAGCGTGACTCCAACCTGTACCGACTCTGCGAGAACTCGTCCATCTGCCGCAGCAGACCAACGGCGTGCGCCAATACCTCGGAGAAGTCGAGCGCACCGTGCGCCTGGAGCGTGCGGCGATATTGGTCCAGCGCCACGCCGAAGATCCGGCGGATGCCACGCGCCAAGATGATGTTGAGCGCGCGATCGAACCGGTCGATGGCACGGATGACATGCGGCGCGAGCTCCGTGTGCTGGGCGCGGTGACGCTGATAGGCCGCAGCCGTTTCGTGGTCGCGCGCAGGGTACGGTGGACGTTGCCGTCGAGCACCATCGCGCGTGAGGAAGTAGGCACCGAGGTCGTCTGCAAGGGCCCGCACCTCGGGAGGCCGGCCAAGCTGGCCTTGGATCAGCCGCCTGAGTGAGGCAGCAAGAAGCGCAAAGCGCGGCGCCGCGAGTGGGCCGTCCCTCAGCCACTGGTCCAAGGGATCAGGGGTCAGGGGCGAGGGATCAGAGGCAAGGGGCGAGGGGCGAGGGGCGAAGATATGCTGCAGCTCCGCGACCAAGTCCGCCGCCGCCTGCTCGCTCGTCAGATCGCCAGACGAGGCCCGGAGGTAGCCGTCGAGCGCCTGCTGGGCCACCTCTCGCCGCTGGAGCAGGTGCGCCAAGCCGCGTCGCAGGCGATTGAGTGACAGGTGCGCGAACACGAGGGCGACGCTCTCGTCGGCGCGCGCCCGCAGCTGGCAGACACGCAGCGCGTGATCCAACGCCTCCTCGATCAGCCGCGCGACCTCTGTCTCGTCCGCGAGCGTGAAGCCGGGGTCGAGGCCCGCCTCGAGCGGGAACTCGCGCAACAGTGAGAAACAGAACGCATCGATCGTGCTGATGCCGATGTCTGCGAGCCGATCGCGCAGCATCGTCCAGCGCGTGCGGTCCGCCGGGGCGCCCGTATACGCCGCGCGCCGCAGCTCGTCGACAATGCGCTCGCGCATCTCGGCCGCCGCCTTGCGGGTGAAGGTAATGGCGAGGATGTGCTTGGGATCAATGCCGGCACGCAGCAGATTCAAATACCGTCCCACCAGGACGGTCGTCTTGCCGGTGCCTGCGGACGCCTCCAAAACGACGTTGTTCCGCGGATCAATCGCAAACGTGCGCGCCGCCGCATCCGGCAAGCGGCTCTCCCCTTGATCCCTTGACCCCTTGATCCCTTGATCCCTTGAGGAATCACTCATCGCCAACGTAGTCCTTCCGGCAAACGGTCGGAAAGGCACAGTACACGCAGAGGAACGGCTCTGCGGGCGTCACGCGAAAGTCACCTCGCCCGATGGCGTCGACCGCGCCAAGGAAGCGTTCGGTCGCCTCGGCCAATCGTGCGCTCGACGCGGTGCCGGACCGCACCACCGGTACGTTGGGCTCGGCAAGACCGAGCGCGAGATAGCCCGCTTCGGTCAGCTGCCACCTGCCACCGCGCTCGCCGGCCAGCTGCTGTTCCAGACAGAGGCCGTAGATCTGCGGTTGCAGCGCGACGTCGGAGCGCGGTGCGCGTCCGATCTTGTAGTCGATGACGCGCAGCCACTTTTCTTGTGGCGGAGCCCCCGCACCTGGAGCACGCGTCGGCTGGATCAGGTCAACCCGATCGACCACACCGCGCACGCTCACCCACCGCTGCTCGCCGCCCTGCTCGAACAGGTAGCGCCCTTCGATCGAGTGCTCGACCAGCCGCTCGGTGATCCTGCCTGGCCGAGCGATCTCGGCGCGCAGGACGCGATCGATGAGGCCCGTGGACACAGCTGTTCCCATGAAACGCTGCCGTTCGAGTGTGCGGTCTGGCTCCGGCAGCGCGGCGAGCGCCTCATCGACGACCTCGGTCAGCGCTTGGCGCGCGATCGGCATCGACTCGACCGTCAGCTCCGTTCGCCACGGCTGGCGTGCGAAGAAATCGTGGAGCACCTGATGCAACAGGCGGCCGCGCTGGAGCGCCGAGAGGCCTGGTTCCTCCTCGACATCCGGCTCGAGCGCGAGCTCGTTGGCTGCGAAGTACTTGAAGGGGCACTGCAGATATCGCTCGACGGCCGTGACCGAGAAGACGCGGGAGCGCGGGCCCCGCTCGGATGGTGTCGGGCCATCCTGCGGCCCCGCCTGCCCGCGGAATCGTGCGGGATTGCCCGGCGTGCGCGACAGTCGCAAGGCGAGCCAGGCGGCAGCGGGCTCCTCCACGGCACTGGAGACGACAGGCGCGAGTGACAACGCCTCTTCTGCCGTCACGCGAATCTGCGGCAGCGCGCGCCGGACCAGCGACCCATCGAGCTCGTCGAGCTCCTCGAGAAGCGCCGACGGACGGACGAGGGCATCCTGCTCGAGGAGAAAGCTCGAGACGGAGAGCTCACCCTGCGACAGGCCCATCAGATCGTGAAACGCCGCACGTGCCGCACTGATCCGATCCGCCTCGCGCGGCCATCCGAGATCGATCAGCAGCGACGCTGGATAGAACACGTTGCGCGTCGGTGCCTCGGGCCACTCACCGTCGACGAGGCCGGCGAGGTGCACGCCGGCGAACTGCCCATACCGCGCCGCGTCGGCGTCGACCAGATGAACGCCGTCCCGTCCCGCTCGCGGCGTGAACGTCTGTGCCTCGATCCAGCGGTGCAGCACGGCCGCCAGGTCGGCGAACCTCACGGGCTCGTCATGGAACTCGCGGTGCGCATCGCGAAGCGCCTCGAGCGCTCCCACAATGGCGGCCCGTGCACGAAGCTGCCGCGGACGGTCGCCCTCGAGCGGCCCAGGCCTTGCGTGCCGTTGCAAGAAATCGAGCAATCCCTGCAGGTGAGCGGAGGGTGGCGCATCCGCCTCCAAGCTGGCGAGCTCCGAGGCAGCCGCTGCCGCGGCGCCGGCGGCACGAGCGGCACGGATCTCCGGCGGCCGTGTCCCAGACCGGGATGCAACGGCAGCCCAGCGGTCCGCCAGTCTGCACAGGTGGTCGAGGCCACCGAGATATCCCGCATCGACCAGCGCGCGGTCGAGCGCGGCGACATCTCCGCCGGTGATCGGCTGCTGGTCTTCGCCCACGAAAAGGAAGTGCGACGACCGCAGCAGCGCCACGATTGCCACCCGCACGAAGCCAGACGAGACGGCCTCGAGGACGACATCGAGCGCCGCCGCGTACGGCTCGGATGCGAGCGGGAGCGCGTCGAATGCCTGGCATGGGATGCCGGCGCCGCTCAGGACCTGCCGGGCGAGATAGAGATACGGCAACGGCCGGTTGTAGACCAGCGCGATGCGATCGAGCGGTGGCAGGGAAGGTTCGAGGGACGAGGGGCGAGCCTCTGGCTGGCTGGCGGCCGCCTTGAGCCGGCGCGCGAACAACAGGAGCTCCTCCTCGCGATCACGGCTGACGAACCAGCGGGCGGCGCTCGTCTCCCCGGCCGCCCCGGGATTGCCGGGCGGTGCAACGAGCGTGACGCGAGACCTCGGCCGCGACTCGATCGTCTGCTCGACGAGGTTCGGCAGGCAGGCGTACAGCCGCTTACGCAGACCGCTCGCGAGCATCGATTCGGTTGCCACGACATCGACACGCGCGAGGCCGGGCAGCTGCTGCAACAACTCGTAGTCAGCCGGCCAGAGCCCGCCACGCTCGCACGCCTCATCGGCCACCGAGACAATGACGTGGCGTACAGGTCGCGGCGCCGGTTGTGCGATGAGCACGGCTCGCAAGGTGTGCTCGTCCAGCGCGCCAGTCGACGGAAGCAGCGCTTCGTAGGCTGCAAACGTCGCGGCGAGGAACTGGGTCTGCTCGAGAAGACGGCGGGCGCCACGATCGATGTCGGTCGTCGCGCCAAGCTCGTCGATCAAGCGCGTGGTGAGCTCGTCTCGCGTGTGGCGCAGCCTCCGGACGGCGTCGTAGAAGCGGAGCATCTCGGCGAGGAGGCCGGGGCGCAGGGCGAAGGGCGGTGACATCCCGCGGCGGCGCACTTCATCTGCCGCGCGGCGGAAGAGCACTTCGCGCGCGAGCTCCGAGAGACGGGGTCGCTCATCACCCAACCGCTCGTGCAGGTGCTGATACATGCCTGCACGTGTGACGAGCGCCGGCATCAGCACGGCCTCGTCTGGAGTCTCATCGGTCGCGAGCCCGAGCGTCGCACGTTCGGCGGCACTTGGCCGCCACCTCTCGAGGAGCAGGCGCGACTCGATGGTCTGCCGGAGCTGCTCGGCCGCGCTCTGTGATGGCACCAACACGAGCCGGTTGAGTGCGAGGAGCGGGCCACCGAGGCAGGCCGTCGCGATGATCGCGCGTTGGTACGCGTCGAGGTCGGGGGTGCGGATGAGAAGGGTGGTCCGGCTCAAGGAAACGATGGCTTTCTCGTCACGCGCGCGATGTCGTCTCGCGCCTGCTCAGCCAACATGATCGCACCGGATGCAGCGGCGGCGGCGTTCCATGCGGCGCGCATGTCGGCCGACGCGGCTGCCTCACGACGGCCGCGTGCGGCCGTCAGCGCGAGATGCACGGCGCTGGTCACCAGCGCATGGGGCGCTTGCAGCTCAGGCGTGGGTTGGATGCGCGCGAGCGTCACGAACGCCTCGGCAAGCTGCGACTCGAGCTCCGCCAGACGCTCTACCTCGGGTCCTGCCAGCGTATGGATGGCTTCGAGCGCCGCACGTTGTTCTTCGAAGCACTTGAAGGCCGGTGACACCGCGCGCTGGTACGCACGGTAGACTGGCTCTCGCAGCGCCCACTGATCGCGGAGAAGCCGCACGCGCCGCGCGGCATCGAGCTTGCTCTCCACTGCCTCGACCAACGCGTTGACCTCATCTGGTCGCTTGTGCCCGAGGGCGGCGTCGCGCCGCTCGATGCGTCGGCGCAGCTCCGAGACGCCGTCGACGTCGGCGCGCGCTGCCAAGCGTTCCGCACGCTCCAGGCTCGCCTTGGTCAGGCGCGCATAGGCGCGGTTGGTCGAGCGCTCTTCGGCGAGCGTCGCTTCCAGTCGCTTGCCCACCTCGCGCGTCCATCGCTCTGGCAGGGCACGTGCCCGCTCATCTACGAGCTGGTATGTGCGCTCGAGCAGGGCGAGGCGCTCGGCTGGGGTGTCGATCTGTGGTGCAAGCTCGAGCGCCTGTCCGATGAGCTGCTGGAGGGTTGGCGGAGCTCGCAGCGGCTCACGAGGTGGTGTCGTCTCGGCGGCCAGGGCGAGGTCGAAGGAACGATCGCCGGCGGCGCGCCGCAACCGTACGATGGTCTCGTCCAGCATGGCGACGAGCTGGCGCACGTCGGCCGCGCGATATCCATGATGGCGTGCGGGCCAGGCGGCGAGCCTTCGTCTCGCCGCCTCGGCGATCTGGACGCGTGCTGGAGCGCTCGTGGCCTCGTTGATACGGCCCAGCGTCTCGGCGACGTCAGCGGCGAGTTTCGCGTAGTCCTGCTCGCCGCGGATTGCCGCGTAGCGCGCGGCGCGCACGCTCTCGGCGTAGCGCTCGCTCTTGCGCCAATCGATGCGCGACGCCGGCAAAGTCACCGTCTGCAGTGGCGGCGTCTCATCCGACTCGACGAGGTCCAGTGGGACGGTGAACACCACCTCGTCGCCGACGCGCACCCACTCCCCGTAACAGTGCACGCGGTCACCGTCGACCAGGAACAACTGGAACAGCGGTGGCGGTGGCACGATCGTCGCATCGGCGCGCGCGCTTGGCGCGGTCATCGAGGCGAGCATCATCACAAGCAGGCCGACAGCCGATTGGCGCACGCGTCGATCTTGTGCCCAATGAGCAACGCGTGACAAGAGTATGATGTCTAGGGTCAAATTCCTCACTTGCTTCGACGCGCGAGAGGCCGCGGTGGTCGGCCTGCTGACAGTGTTGCATCCGATTTGTGGAAAAGATGTTGAAGTGTGGTGCATCGCCTGTGGACAAGCAGACAGTGCGATCCTTCTTGTCGTCTCCACTAGTCAACGGCGACGATTCGCGTCTGTGCATGGCGCCTTCGCGTCTTCTTTCGCTTGCGCCACGGCGCCCGATGACTACAATTGCCGCTTCCAGGTCTTCAATCGTGCATACACCCGTACATCACTTCGACCATGAGATCGGCGGTCACGCCTACCACATCGAGGTGGCGCAAGTCGGCGTGGACACCTGGCGCGCGCAGGTCGTCACTCCGTACGGCGGACGGACAGCCTTGATGCCTTTCTACGATGCGACGCCCACCGATGCCGCCGATCGATTGGCCGACTGGCTTGCACGTGCGCACAGGAATGCAGCGGGCAACGAGTCGCGTTGAAGCTCTTTGACGCCGTGTGCTACGTTCGTTAGAATAATTCTTCTGCTCGGCCTCCGCTCGACTGGAGGATGAGCGAGCATCCGCCTCTGCCGGGGTTGAAGCCATCCGCTGCATACTTTGGCACCATGACGGATGTGCTCGCCGCACTCGAGTGAAGGCGGATCCGTTGGCAAGAAGTGGGCCAGTGGCGCAGTTGGGAGCGCGCTTGAATGGCATTCAAGAGGTCACGGGTTCGAATCCCGTCTGGTCCACCAGCTCCCTCGCTTCGCTCGGTCGCCGGCACACCATCCGGGTTTCAGGCAAGCGGCTTCGCCTTCGGCTCGCCAGCCGGCTCGAATCCCGTCTGGTCCACCAAACCTTCATTCCTGGTCTCGATCCCCCGCAAGGAGCTGAAGGCGGGCACAGTTGCGGCGGTTCGAACAAACTGTTTTCCGTCGAACGCGATTCCGTCAGGAAGGAAGAGTTGTTGGAACCGCTGCCGCTGCTCGAGTGAGGCCTGCACCCAGAGATCCGCGGCACGTGGCAGGATACGCTCTGCGAACGCCAGGATGCCCTCCACGTCCAGTTCTTCGAGCTGGCCGGAGTGACGCTCAATC includes:
- a CDS encoding AAA family ATPase, with amino-acid sequence MSDSSRDQGIKGSRDQGESRLPDAAARTFAIDPRNNVVLEASAGTGKTTVLVGRYLNLLRAGIDPKHILAITFTRKAAAEMRERIVDELRRAAYTGAPADRTRWTMLRDRLADIGISTIDAFCFSLLREFPLEAGLDPGFTLADETEVARLIEEALDHALRVCQLRARADESVALVFAHLSLNRLRRGLAHLLQRREVAQQALDGYLRASSGDLTSEQAAADLVAELQHIFAPRPSPLASDPSPLTPDPLDQWLRDGPLAAPRFALLAASLRRLIQGQLGRPPEVRALADDLGAYFLTRDGARRQRPPYPARDHETAAAYQRHRAQHTELAPHVIRAIDRFDRALNIILARGIRRIFGVALDQYRRTLQAHGALDFSEVLAHAVGLLRQMDEFSQSRYRLESRYHHVLVDEFQDTSRLQWQLISLLVQSWGEGFGLVHDAPLLPSLFLVGDRKQSIYRFRDAEVGLLDEAAREIAGLRPGTRDVRRSIAYSFRSRPELLAFTNDLFAAMDEGGSDLDRFRYRPEDHFPFERSESKGRILTPDSEPAVGLAVAETAEACAAAVAAEIARLLGQAEVRDRQTKMRRPARAGDVAILFRSRESHREFEAALDARGIPAYVYKGLGFYDTDEIKDLIALIRYLAAPESSLRAAALLRSRFVRVSDRALRMLAPRLASTLTDPEPPPVIAHLDQEDQRVFMQVRQSVPRWLAQVDHVPQAELLDQIVSETAYAFEWQGPRRAQARENVKKLRGLIRRIENRGYATLARIADHLDRLSAGDESNAMVDAENAVNLMTVHAAKGLEFPIVFVVNLARGTGGMPEPVRLVLDRGDGASAVAVGAGDRAVEELEQRRNREETKRLLYVAVTRARDRLYLATLLRDRTFKPGRGSLGEVIPSDFQRVIAEAQAYTPQGGRTTWVGKSGAHALYVCRAENVVIETTAASAVAAMDRSLPAGLAPLDVGSTVTRLNVIEVARGRAEKIREAPSVAVTGSEADSSDVLVGRLVHRLLRFGVSPAEDATVLAERARSLIEPDERLSTSDTDELVEVAVDLASAIGKRDEVVGALAAGDVYSEVPFAVRARVDNATWSTDTELLAGSPNPNGWIVRGTIDCLVVGADEVSVIEFKTGRSRATDQRQLELYVRAAEAMFPNHQVRGLLVYP